The genome window GTAATTAGAAATAGTGGACAGAACAGAAGAAATTAGTGTAAGCCGCGCGGCTGGAGACAAAAAAATCCCATTCCACGAGGAGATCCACTTCTTAACATTGTCAACAAGCGTGGAGAAAATATTTGCTTTTGAGCTTTCAAAATTCGTGGATATACCCAGATACTTACCAATGCCCTTGTTGTTCCGGATGTTGAGGATTTTAAGTCCCGCAGAAGCACGACGAATCGGAGTGCTTGGGCTAAAAATAATACCATATTTTTCATAATTGATAGTCTGAAGCCTCACAAAACCGCCTAAGGATTCCATCAAGCTGTCGAAAAGCATCCTTTTTATCGGTCAGAAAGAAGATAGAGTCGTCAGCGAAAAATAAATGCGAGAAGGGTGGAGAGGACCGGCTAAGCTTAATGCCCTGCAACCGTCCACAACAAATAGCAGCAGAGATATTACGGGACAAAACTTCCATACAGAGAATGAATAGATACAGAGATAAGGGATCCCCCTGCCGAACACCACACCTAGGGCTAAATTGTTTTAATGGAACCCCATTGAGTAACACTTCATACGAAACAGTAGACACACAGTTCATAATTAATTTTATCAAATTGTCAGGTATTCTCATGCACCTTAATGTTTTACAAAGGAAGGTCCAATGGACCCTGTCATAAACCTTGCTCATATCAGCCTTAAAAGCAAACCGACCATGGCAACCTTTTTTATGACCGTTGATGTTGTGAATTGCTTCGTGAGCCAAGAGAACATTATCACTAATATGTCGTCCCGGAATAAAGGAATTTTGAGAGTCCTCCACAAGATACCACATAACCCTTGCAAGCCTATTAGTGATAGGCTTAGTGATGACTTTTATAATAACGTTGCAGAGACTGACAAAACCAACAAACCCAATCGGAGCCTTAAATTAGACAGGATTACAACAGCTCGGAAAATAACGTCAATCCAAAATTGGTCTTGTCAGATTGGAAGTTGACTCAAATCATAAATCACCCATTGACAAAATATCAGACCTAAAATAACCCGAGATTAGCCCAAAATGACTGATATTAAACTACCACAGGCATTACCAGAACCCATATGCATAGTTCCTCCATCTAGTAGTTATACAGTTACTGAGAGCATAGCAAGTATTTTAAGTATATGAACAACTAGGGAAAGGGTAGAAATATCAGAAGAATAGCCAAGGTATCAACACCGAAGAAAGATGAGTGAAAAGCTATTAACAGTTGTAATTAGAGGATGAACATTTTGAAGAAGTGGAAAAGTTTAACTAGGATTTTGTACAGAAATAACGAGTTTCTTCAGAAATTACTGTGTTTATTCTCTAAGAATGGGAAATGAGTAATTCCAATTCAATACATACTGAACTTTGCCTTGGTGTTCTCAAAAACTTGTTCAGCCACCTTTGCTTGGCTTGGCTCAGCTTGTTTGATTTCGAGGTTAGCCTTCTGATAAACACCGGTTCCCCTCAATGCATCAGCAATGAAATCATCAAAGCCAATTGCTATAGCAGCTTCAGCTTTAGCCCCATAAACTAGCCTCTGTGTACCATACATTAAGAGGTGCAAATAAATAAAAACAGAACACAGGGAAGTTATCATTGATCAAAGCAAAGCATTTTCATGGTTAtgaagaggaaaacataccttgATTCTTGAAAGATGGATTGCGCCAAAACACATTGGACATGGTTCGCAAGACGCATAAATTTCACAATCTGACAGCTCAATCCGATTGAGCTTTTTACAAGCCTGAAACgaacaattaatcaagttgtgAACAAATAAATATTGAAGACATTGGTAGGAAAAGGAATTTGGCAGTCTTACAAGGACTG of Silene latifolia isolate original U9 population unplaced genomic scaffold, ASM4854445v1 scaffold_177, whole genome shotgun sequence contains these proteins:
- the LOC141638098 gene encoding guanosine deaminase-like codes for the protein MGDANVVEAIDGTISVATAFPGHQEAVQDRDRKFLMKAVEEAYKGVECGHGGPFGAVVVCNDEVVVGCHNMVLEYTDPTAHAEVTAVREACKKLNRIELSDCEIYASCEPCPMCFGAIHLSRIKRLVYGAKAEAAIAIGFDDFIADALRGTGVYQKANLEIKQAEPSQAKVAEQVFENTKAKFSMY